The following coding sequences lie in one Oncorhynchus kisutch isolate 150728-3 linkage group LG27, Okis_V2, whole genome shotgun sequence genomic window:
- the LOC116357807 gene encoding zinc finger and BTB domain-containing protein 14-like: MGEFLKYIDYDHKTSFLKMLNQQRMEGDHCDVVVVVENVEFRAHRCVLAACSIYFKKLFKKQNDVDNSIVELDFIRSDIFEEVLNYMYTARLAVRKKDINLMMSSGQVLGITFLDNLCSQKREPNMKPSRENQAPGDGMRAQDAILKELAMEEVRKNSFYDGGMEAMGSGGPHGVPPHFGGNMSKDPHSAHGWTSSSSSSSDMKLDYLLYGHRSDGIHPGMKPGGDGPKKDKSHLAHRPFACEVCPKTFTTQAHLKEHLKIHTGFKPHRCLVCGKAFIRGPDLKRHERVHSNERPFGCQMCEKAFKHKSHLRDHERQHRGERPFNCGSCEKAFIKASDLKRHWNTMHSQRRTLSPAATAPGSIQGDADTQSQRDWKLEAGPHS; this comes from the coding sequence ATGGGTGAATTCCTGAAATACATTGACTACGATCACAAGACCAGTTTCCTGAAGATGTTGAACCAGCAGAGGATGGAAGGAGACCACTGTGACGTTGTGGTTGTGGTGGAAAATGTTGAGTTCAGAGCTCACCGCTGTGTCCTGGCCGCCTGCAGCATCTACTTCAAGAAGCTGTTTAAAAAACAGAACGATGTGGACAACTCCATCGTGGAGCTCGACTTCATCCGTTCAGACATCTTCGAGGAGGTCCTCAATTACATGTACACCGCCAGGCTCGCCGTCCGCAAAAAGGACATCAACCTCATGATGTCATCCGGACAGGTCCTGGGGATCACGTTCCTCGACAACCTGTGTTCACAGAAACGTGAGCCCAACATGAAGCCGAGTCGTGAGAACCAGGCGCCAGGGGACGGTATGAGAGCCCAGGACGCCATCCTCAAAGAGTTGGccatggaggaggtgaggaagaACAGCTTCtacgatggagggatggaggccATGGGCTCCGGGGGGCCTCACGGGGTCCCTCCTCACTTCGGCGGGAACATGTCTAAAGACCCCCACAGCGCCCACGGCtggacctcctcttcctcctcctccagcgaTATGAAGCTTGACTACCTGCTGTACGGCCACCGCTCTGACGGCATCCACCCGGGAATGAAACCAGGCGGAGACGGCCCCAAGAAAGACAAGTCCCACCTGGCCCACCGTCCGTTCGCTTGCGAGGTGTGCCCCAAAACCTTTACCACCCAGGCCCACCTCAAAGAGCACCTGAAGATCCACACGGGCTTTAAACCGCACCGCTGCCTGGTCTGTGGCAAGGCGTTCATACGAGGTCCCGACTTAAAGCGGCACGAGAGGGTCCACAGCAACGAGAGACCCTTCGGATGCCAGATGTGTGAAAAGGCCTTCAAGCACAAGTCCCACCTGCGAGACCACGAGCGGCAGCACAGAGGAGAGAGGCCCTTCAACTGCGGCTCCTGTGAAAAGGCGTTCATCAAGGCCTCTGACCTGAAGCGCCACTGGAACACGATGCACAGCCAGCGCAGAACGCTGTCCCCCGCCGCCACCGCCCCGGGCAGCATCCAGGGAGACGCCGACACGCAGAGCCAGAGGGACTGGAAGCTAGAGGCTGGGCCACACTCGTAA